GAATGGGTCGAAATTGTCGAAGGTGTCGCACCTCTGGAACACATTGTGATCCTGGGGCTCAATCAGCTCGACGCGATGCGGTGAGGTAAGGACCATGTTCGATGCCATCATCCGTTTTTCCTTGCAGGGACGCATGTTTGTCGTGGCGGCGGCGGTTTTGTTGCTGTTGTCGGGCGGATGGGTGACGCTTGGGCTTCCGGTCGATGTATTTCCCGACCTGAATCGACCCACGGTCACCATCATGACCGAAGCGGCAGGATTGGCGCCGGAAGAGGTCGAATCGCTGGTGACGATCAAGATCGAGGCGGCCTTGAATGGGATCCCCGGCGTCAGCCGTCTGCGGAGCAATTCGGGGGTCGGTCTTTCGATTGTGTTCGTTGAATTTTCCTGGGGGACGGATATTTATCGCAACAGGCAACTGGTTGCCGAAAAATTGGCGACGGTGACCGAAACCTTGCCGCGGGATGTGGTTCCCGTCATGGGGCCGGTCAGTTCGATCATGGGCGAAATCATGTTGATCGGCCTCAAGAGCACCACGGGCGCGACCGGACCCATGGCGCTGCGCGCCATTGCCGATTGGACATTGCGGCCCCAATTGCTGGGTATCGCCGGCGTCGCCCAGGTCATACCGATCGGCGGCGAGGTCAAACAGTATCAGATTCTCGTCGATCCCACCCGCATGACCGCCCTGGGCCTTTCCTTCGAGGAACTCGAACAGGCGTTGCAAGGGTTCGCCAGGAATTCGACCGGCGGGTTTCTGGCCCAGGGGGGCCGGGAATATCTGATTCGCAACATTGGTCAGACCACCGACCTGGAAGATCTGAAACAATCGGTGGTCGCGGTCCACCAGGGGGCGCCGGTCACCTTGGGACAGGTGGCGGAGGTTCGCTTCGGTGCCGGGGTCAAGCGGGGCGATGCCAGCATCGACGGGTCCCCGGCGGTCATCCTGGCGGTGCAGAAACAACCCGGCGCCGATACCATCCATCTGACACGGCGGATCGAAAGTTCTCTTGCGGCCATCGGACGAACGTTGCCCGAGGATGTCCGGATCGATCCCATCCTTTTCAAACAGGCCGATTTCATCGAACGGGCCATCGCCAATGTCGAGGAGGCCTTGCGTGACGGGGCCATTCTGGTGGCGCTGGTATTGTTCCTGTTCCTCATGAATTTTCGCACCACCTTCATCAGTCTGACCGCCATACCACTGTCGCTGGTGGTGGCGGGATTGATCTTTCACTGGTTTGGACTCTCGATCAACACCATGACCCTCGGTGGCCTGGCGGTGGCGATCGGGGAACTGGTGGATGATGCCGTGGTCGATGTGGAAAACGTCTTTCGCCGCCTTGGGGAAAATCGACGGTCGGCCAATCCCCGTTCCACACTGGAAGTGGTATGGATGGGGTCGCGGGAGGTGCGCAATTCCATCGTCTACGCGACCCTGATCGTCATATTGGTCTTCATGCCGGTCTTTGCCCTGTCGGGGATCGAAGGGCGTCTGTTCACGCCGTTGGGGGTGGCCTATATCGTCTCGATCCTGGCATCGCTTTTCGTCTCCCTGACGTTGACGCCCGTTCTTTGTGCCTATCTGTTGCCGCGCATGCGGGAGAAGGCCCATGGTGATTCCTGGTTGGTGCGGCATCTGAAAACCGGGGACCGTCATCTTCTTCTGTGGTCGTTCGCGCATCCACGCCTTCTGATCGGGGCGACCATGCTCATGGTCCTGGCGGCGGTGGCCTCGGTCCCTTTTCTGGGGCGAACTTTTCTCCCCTCCTTCAACGAAGGGACGGTGACGGTCAGCGTCATCATGACTCCGGGGACTTCTCTGGAGGAATCCAACCGGATCGGCACCCTGGCCGAGGGATTGTTGCGGCAGACACCGGAGGTCCTCTCGACGGGACGGAGAACCGGACGGGCGGAACTCGATGAACATGCCGAGGGGGTTCACTTTACCGAAATCGACATCGATCTCAAGGCCTCGAGCCGCAACCGCGAAACCATTCTGGCGGAACTTCGCCGCAACCTGGGATTGATTCCGGGGGTATCGGTCAATGTCGGGCAACCCATTTCCCATCGTCTGGATCACCTTTTGTCGGGGGTGCGGGCCGAGATTGCGGTCAAGATTTTTGGCGATGACCTGAGCCTGTTGCGTTCCCAGGGAGAAGAGGCCCGCCGACGGATGGCCGAGGTGGTCGGAGTCGCCGATCTTCAGGTGGAACAACAAGTGCTCATTCCGCAACTGCAAATACGTCTCGACCGCGGGGAGGCCGTGAAATACGGTCTTTCGCTCAATCAATTGACCGACCTGTTGCAATCGGCCCTCAACGGCCAGGTGGTGTCGCAGGTGCTGGATGGACAACGGTCCCATGACGTGGTGCTGCGCCTGGCCGAGGAGTGGCGCGCCGGGACGGGTGATTTCGACAAGATTCTCATCGATACCCCCACCGGGCGGATTCCCCTTGAAATGGTCGCCCAGGTTGTCGAAACCTCCGGTCCCAACGTCATCAACCGCGAGGACATGCAACGCCGCATCGTGGTCCTGGCCAACACCGAGGGGCGGGACATGGCGGCGGTGGTCCAGGACATCCAGGAGCGCCTGGCCTCCATGACGCTGCCCCCCGGATACCGGATCACCTTCGAGGGACAGTTTCGCAGCCAGCAGGAGGCGACCCGCGCCATCGGTCTTCTATCGCTCATTTCCCTGAGCGGCATCTTCATCGTTCTCCGCGGTCATTTTCGTTCCACGGCCTTGTCGTTGATCATCATGGCCAACATTCCCATGGCCCTGGTTGGCAGCGTCGCCGCCCTCTGGTGGACCGGAACGCCCTTGTCGGTGGCAAGCCTTGTCGGATTCATCACCCTGACCGGGATTGCCGCGCGCAATGGCATCCTCAAAATATCTCATTATCTGCATCTGGTTCGGGAAGAGGGGGAACCTTTTGGCCGGGAGATGGTGATTCGCGGCTCGCTCGAACGGTTGACCCCGGTCCTGATGACTGCCCTGGTCGCGGCACTGGCGTTGATTCCGCTGCTTCTCGACGCGGGCGCTCCAGGCAAGGAAATCCTTTATCCGGTAGCGGTCGTGATCTTTGGTGGACTCTTCTCTTCGACCCTGTTGGATACCCTGGTCACCCCGGTCGTTTTTCTGATGACCGGGAAAAAGGTTCTGGATCAAAAGGAGGACGCTGGTCCGGGGGAGGAGATTTCCTGGACGCGGTCCTGAAGGTGGCCTCGTCCGGGGGTCGTCATTTCTTCGATACCCATGTCAACGGTTCATGATGGAAGGAAAACATATGAAAACGATCAAGATTTTATCATTGCTCTCCGGATTTTTCCTGTCCGGTCTGGTCCATGCGGATGGTGTTCTGACTCCAGGACATGGAGGACGGATGGTGGAGGTTCAGGGAATGCGTCTGGAACTGGTGACCGGGGCGGACACAATCGACCTGTATGTCACCGGCCATGATGACAAACCGGTTTCGGTCCAGGGGGCCTCGGCCAAGGTGGTTCTTCTGGCGAATGGAAAAAAAGAGGAGGTCCAGTTGACTGGGGCGGGTGAAAACCGGTTGACGGTCGCCAAGGGGATTGCAGGGGGCGAAAAACCGGCGGCGGTGGTGACGGTCCAGGGATTGGCCAAGCCGATCAGCGCCCGTTTTCCGGCGCAACCATAACCCGTTGGAGAACCGAGATGGGCTTGAGCGGAAATCCAGCAATTGCTTTTATTCTGTTTGGTACACTGTTGCTGTTTCCTGGGATTCCGATGGCCCAGGAACCGGTCATTGGCGCTACGGTGGATGAGTTTCTGGTGTTGGCGGCGCGGATGAATCCGGAGCGGGCGGCGGCGCGTCTCGATGAGGAGGCGGCGCTGGCCCGTGCCGAAGGAGCGGGGGCGTTGCCCGATCCTGTTTTCCAATGGAGTCTGGAGGATATTTCACAAAATCGCGCTTCCCTGCCGGGCCGGGTGGGCAGCGAAAAATTCACGGTGCAACAAGAGGTACCCTGGTGGGGCAAACGGAAGGCGGAGCGGGAAATCGCTCAGGCACGTTCACGCGAGGCAGGGGGACGGCTGGCGCAGGTCGAAGCGGAACTGGCACTGCGGATCAAGACCGCCTACGCCGAGGGGTATCGGGTCCGGGAAACGATGGCGCGCAATGGGGAAGGGATCAAGGTTCTTGAGACCCTGGAGCGGCTGGCCCGATCCCGTTACGCCCAGGGGATGGGCGACCAGGAGGCGTTGATCGCCATCGAAGCGCAACGTTCCGAGAGGATGATCGAGCAGGTTCGGCTGACCCGGGAGTGGCAGCGCATCCAGGCGCGATTGAATGTCCTGGTCCACCGCAAACCCGATGCCCCCATCGTCGATCATCCGGAACTGCGTCCGCTGCCTGCCAAGGAGTCGCTCGATGCCGCCCGCCTGTGGCAAC
Above is a window of Magnetococcales bacterium DNA encoding:
- a CDS encoding efflux RND transporter permease subunit, which encodes MFDAIIRFSLQGRMFVVAAAVLLLLSGGWVTLGLPVDVFPDLNRPTVTIMTEAAGLAPEEVESLVTIKIEAALNGIPGVSRLRSNSGVGLSIVFVEFSWGTDIYRNRQLVAEKLATVTETLPRDVVPVMGPVSSIMGEIMLIGLKSTTGATGPMALRAIADWTLRPQLLGIAGVAQVIPIGGEVKQYQILVDPTRMTALGLSFEELEQALQGFARNSTGGFLAQGGREYLIRNIGQTTDLEDLKQSVVAVHQGAPVTLGQVAEVRFGAGVKRGDASIDGSPAVILAVQKQPGADTIHLTRRIESSLAAIGRTLPEDVRIDPILFKQADFIERAIANVEEALRDGAILVALVLFLFLMNFRTTFISLTAIPLSLVVAGLIFHWFGLSINTMTLGGLAVAIGELVDDAVVDVENVFRRLGENRRSANPRSTLEVVWMGSREVRNSIVYATLIVILVFMPVFALSGIEGRLFTPLGVAYIVSILASLFVSLTLTPVLCAYLLPRMREKAHGDSWLVRHLKTGDRHLLLWSFAHPRLLIGATMLMVLAAVASVPFLGRTFLPSFNEGTVTVSVIMTPGTSLEESNRIGTLAEGLLRQTPEVLSTGRRTGRAELDEHAEGVHFTEIDIDLKASSRNRETILAELRRNLGLIPGVSVNVGQPISHRLDHLLSGVRAEIAVKIFGDDLSLLRSQGEEARRRMAEVVGVADLQVEQQVLIPQLQIRLDRGEAVKYGLSLNQLTDLLQSALNGQVVSQVLDGQRSHDVVLRLAEEWRAGTGDFDKILIDTPTGRIPLEMVAQVVETSGPNVINREDMQRRIVVLANTEGRDMAAVVQDIQERLASMTLPPGYRITFEGQFRSQQEATRAIGLLSLISLSGIFIVLRGHFRSTALSLIIMANIPMALVGSVAALWWTGTPLSVASLVGFITLTGIAARNGILKISHYLHLVREEGEPFGREMVIRGSLERLTPVLMTALVAALALIPLLLDAGAPGKEILYPVAVVIFGGLFSSTLLDTLVTPVVFLMTGKKVLDQKEDAGPGEEISWTRS
- a CDS encoding TolC family protein, which gives rise to MSGNPAIAFILFGTLLLFPGIPMAQEPVIGATVDEFLVLAARMNPERAAARLDEEAALARAEGAGALPDPVFQWSLEDISQNRASLPGRVGSEKFTVQQEVPWWGKRKAEREIAQARSREAGGRLAQVEAELALRIKTAYAEGYRVRETMARNGEGIKVLETLERLARSRYAQGMGDQEALIAIEAQRSERMIEQVRLTREWQRIQARLNVLVHRKPDAPIVDHPELRPLPAKESLDAARLWQRALDNNPALVMAKARLLAAMGDRQLAEVSWYPDFSIDFGLIDRREPGENNGYEASIALNLPLQQRVRQGRLKETMATVGALRETLRAEQARLEGELHEAISSMEEVREVTRIITGSLVPQGKMALQTALNGYRTGIGAADSVWDAVGQLQKKQVDLIEAYYEGQVRLARIEHMIGGQL